From a single Sorghum bicolor cultivar BTx623 chromosome 5, Sorghum_bicolor_NCBIv3, whole genome shotgun sequence genomic region:
- the LOC8070635 gene encoding uncharacterized protein LOC8070635 isoform X1: MEDPQAELATTDHQTPNKSQNNNATSTKVTLELRKYILLLASLVATVTYAAGFSPPGDVWQDTADGHLAGDPIIRDTHRKRYVAFFYCNATAFAASLVVIVITLTLAYLDDYKDKYSDSKIVVHYTKRQWIAVRTLQAAMVSDLLSLMGAYAAGTCRDTFTTVYSSLLVGFVFFYLVVQVTVAWCYTGGSGGVPEGQVEERQPAAVPDDARSSVAGGNPHHSASGGVVPEVREEEEERHDSPGSGGGVPEAGAVEEEEGEDEERQKAKKMFRKIKVLTALASVKIEQDKAKERFRKVLMLLATFAVSITYLAGLSTPGGFWDSAGDGHGPGDAILKDHHNTRLAVFFCFNTLAFVASLLIIVVLLDTKPHRHLRQGFIVVALFSLIVAYNAGSCRQTDTTVYVFSLIPAVLVYILFLYFLADHIYDKWEKMKTHFRTRWLPEPSTPSTRNGRLNANGSRVREGKTEKQKAADKARSLVLLLATLAATITYQAGLEPPGGVWQDNSGGHMAGDPILLTTNPRRYKAFFYCNSVSLVASLVAIVLVQRKLLLKHHVLEAVMILDLFGLIGAYAAGSSRDVNTSIHAMALAGAVLVYVVIHVIFITLDDNTRTTRSESDKKNGNELVEKTRKRLLLFAIFAATITYQAGLTPPGGFLLKDGVQSGVHHHAGDPILLNNFPRRYKAFFYCNSVSFMLSIAVIILLVNPNLYRPAIRTHALSVCTAVGLFGLMGAYAAGSTQHLKTSVYIFALVAVVIFFIVLLFLVFWFTGCSGKTPQGAPPTETNNTQDKEEDMETKEKKIIHANRKYLMLLGILVASVTYQAGLEPPGGAWQSSDGGHEAGNSVMHDNRRHRYLAFFYSNSTSFMASVVVILLLLVPPEKLIGVRNEKWRRRWLVVMNTTIVLDLLGLLGAYAAGSSRGWKTCMYVLLLVLAVLAYMAFHLVLSCIIRKRNRSAQQQVDSAAAA; encoded by the exons ATGGAGGATCCGCAAGCCGAGCTTGCTACCACCGATCACCAAACTCCCAACAAGAGCCAGAATAATAATGCTACTTCTACCAAAGTCACGTTGGAGCTCCGCAAGTACATCCTGCTGCTGGCCTCGCTGGTGGCCACGGTGACGTACGCCGCCGGGTTCAGCCCGCCGGGGGACGTCTGGCAGGACACGGCCGACGGGCACCTCGCCGGCGACCCCATCATCCGGGACACCCACCGCAAGCGGTACGtggccttcttctactgcaacgcCACCGCGTTCGCCGCGTCGCTCGTGGTCATCGTCATCACCCTCACCCTCGCCTACCTCGACGACTACAAGGACAAGTACTCCGACTCCAAGATCGTCGTCCACTACACCAAGCGACAATGGATCGCCGTTCGGACGCTGCAGGCGGCCATGGTGTCGGACCTGCTCAGCCTCATGGGAGCCTACGCCGCCGGCACGTGCCGGGACACGTTCACCACCGTCTACTCCTCGCTGCTGGTGGGCTTCGTCTTCTTCTACCTCGTTGTTCAGGTCACGGTGGCCTGGTGCTACACCGGCGGCTCCGGCGGCGTGCCCGAAGGCCAAGTCGAAGAACGGCAACCGGCGGCGGTCCCGGACGATGCGCGTTCTTCGGTGGCTGGTGGAAATCCTCACCACTCCGCTTCTGGCGGCGTCGTGCCCGAAgtcagagaagaagaagaagaacggcACGACTCGCCTGGTTCCGGCGGCGGCGTGCCCGAAGCCGGTGCCgtcgaagaagaagaaggagaagacgaaGAACGGCAGAAGGCGAAAAAAATGTTCCGCAAGATCAAGGTCCTCACGGCGCTTGCTTCAGTGAAGATCGAACAAGACAAGGCGAAAGAGCGGTTCCGCAAGGTCCTGATGCTTCTGGCGACGTTCGCCGTGAGCATCACGTACTTGGCCGGGCTGAGCACGCCGGGAGGCTTCTGGGACAGCGCCGGCGACGGCCACGGCCCCGGCGACGCCATCCTCAAGGACCATCACAACACGCGCCTGGCAGTGTTCTTCTGTTTCAACACCCTGGCCTTCGTCGCGTCACTGCTCATCATCGTGGTGCTTCTGGACACCAAGCCTCATCGTCATCTTCGTCAGGGGTTCATCGTCGTCGCGCTGTTCAGCCTCATCGTCGCGTACAACGCCGGCAGCTGCAGGCAGACCGACACCACCGTCTACGTGTTCAGCCTCATCCCTGCCGTTCTGGTCTACATTTTGTTCCTCTACTTTCTCGCAGATCACATCTACGACAAATGggaaaaaatgaaaactcatttcag GACCAGATGGTTGCCAGAGCCATCAACACCATCGACACGAAATGGTCGCCTGAACGCCAATGGCAG TAGGGTCAGGGAGGGTAAAACAGAGAAGCAGAAAGCAGCAGACAAGGCTCGTTCTCTTGTCCTGCTGCTCGCCACTCTGGCGGCGACGATCACCTACCAGGCGGGGCTGGAACCGCCGGGCGGCGTCTGGCAGGACAACAGCGGCGGCCACATGGCCGGCGATCCAATCCTCCTGACGACGAATCCCCGGCGGTACAAGGCTTTCTTCTACTGCAACTCGGTGTCCCTGGTGGCGTCCCTGGTCGCCATCGTGCTGGTCCAGAGGAAGCTTCTCCTCAAGCACCATGTGCTGGAGGCGGTCATGATACTGGACCTCTTCGGCCTCATCGGCGCATACGCGGCAGGGAGCTCCCGGGACGTGAACACCTCCATCCATGCCATGGCATTGGCCGGCGCCGTCCTCGTCTACGTCGTCATCCATGTCATCTTCATCACGCTGGACGACAACACGCGCACAACAAGGAGCGAGAGTGACAAGAAAAACGGCAATGAGTTGGTGGAGAAGACGCGCAAGCGGCTGCTCCTCTTCGCCATCTTTGCCGCGACCATCACCTACCAGGCCGGCCTCACTCCCCCCGGCGGCTTCCTGCTCAAGGACGGCGTGCAGTCCGGCGTGCACCACCACGCCGGCGACCCGATCCTGTTGAACAACTTCCCGCGCCGCTACAaggccttcttctactgcaactcGGTGAGCTTCATGCTGTCCATCGCCGTCATCATCCTCCTCGTCAACCCCAACCTGTACAGGCCAGCCATACGCACCCATGCGCTGTCCGTGTGCACGGCGGTAGGATTGTTTGGACTCATGGGCGCCTACGCCGCCGGAAGCACGCAGCATCTGAAGACATCCGTCTACATATTCGCGTTGGTGGCAGTggtcatcttcttcatagtcctaCTGTTCTTGGTGTTTTGGTTCACGGGCTGCAGCGGCAAGACTCCACAAGGAGCACCACCAACAGAGACCAACAATACACAAGACAAGGAGGAGGACATGGAGACCAAGGAAAAGAAGATCATACATGCCAACCGAAAGTACCTCATGTTGCTAGGGATCCTTGTGGCAAGTGTCACCTACCAGGCTGGCCTAGAGCCGCCGGGAGGAGCTTGGCAGAGCAGCGATGGTGGGCACGAAGCCGGCAACTCGGTAATGCATGACAACAGGAGGCACCGGTACCTGGCGTTCTTCTACAGCAACTCCACCTCGTTCATGGCGTCCGTCGTGGTCATCCTGCTGCTCCTGGTACCACCGGAGAAGCTAATCGGCGTTCGCAACGAGAAATGGCGCAGGAGGTGGCTTGTGGTGATGAACACGACAATTGTGCTGGACTTGCTTGGCCTCCTGGGTGCCTACGCAGCCGGCTCGAGCAGGGGGTGGAAGACATGTATGTATGTGTTGCTGCTGGTCCTAGCCGTGCTGGCCTACATGGCATTCCATCTCGTCCTGTCCTGCATCATCAGAAAGAGGAATCGGAGCGCCCAACAGCAAGTTgactcagcagcagcagcataa
- the LOC8070635 gene encoding uncharacterized protein LOC8070635 isoform X2, which yields MEDPQAELATTDHQTPNKSQNNNATSTKVTLELRKYILLLASLVATVTYAAGFSPPGDVWQDTADGHLAGDPIIRDTHRKRYVAFFYCNATAFAASLVVIVITLTLAYLDDYKDKYSDSKIVVHYTKRQWIAVRTLQAAMVSDLLSLMGAYAAGTCRDTFTTVYSSLLVGFVFFYLVVQVTVAWCYTGGSGGVPEGQVEERQPAAVPDDARSSVAGGNPHHSASGGVVPEVREEEEERHDSPGSGGGVPEAGAVEEEEGEDEERQKAKKMFRKIKVLTALASVKIEQDKAKERFRKVLMLLATFAVSITYLAGLSTPGGFWDSAGDGHGPGDAILKDHHNTRLAVFFCFNTLAFVASLLIIVVLLDTKPHRHLRQGFIVVALFSLIVAYNAGSCRQTDTTVYVFSLIPAVLVYILFLYFLADHIYDKWEKMKTHFRTRWLPEPSTPSTRNGRLNANGRVREGKTEKQKAADKARSLVLLLATLAATITYQAGLEPPGGVWQDNSGGHMAGDPILLTTNPRRYKAFFYCNSVSLVASLVAIVLVQRKLLLKHHVLEAVMILDLFGLIGAYAAGSSRDVNTSIHAMALAGAVLVYVVIHVIFITLDDNTRTTRSESDKKNGNELVEKTRKRLLLFAIFAATITYQAGLTPPGGFLLKDGVQSGVHHHAGDPILLNNFPRRYKAFFYCNSVSFMLSIAVIILLVNPNLYRPAIRTHALSVCTAVGLFGLMGAYAAGSTQHLKTSVYIFALVAVVIFFIVLLFLVFWFTGCSGKTPQGAPPTETNNTQDKEEDMETKEKKIIHANRKYLMLLGILVASVTYQAGLEPPGGAWQSSDGGHEAGNSVMHDNRRHRYLAFFYSNSTSFMASVVVILLLLVPPEKLIGVRNEKWRRRWLVVMNTTIVLDLLGLLGAYAAGSSRGWKTCMYVLLLVLAVLAYMAFHLVLSCIIRKRNRSAQQQVDSAAAA from the exons ATGGAGGATCCGCAAGCCGAGCTTGCTACCACCGATCACCAAACTCCCAACAAGAGCCAGAATAATAATGCTACTTCTACCAAAGTCACGTTGGAGCTCCGCAAGTACATCCTGCTGCTGGCCTCGCTGGTGGCCACGGTGACGTACGCCGCCGGGTTCAGCCCGCCGGGGGACGTCTGGCAGGACACGGCCGACGGGCACCTCGCCGGCGACCCCATCATCCGGGACACCCACCGCAAGCGGTACGtggccttcttctactgcaacgcCACCGCGTTCGCCGCGTCGCTCGTGGTCATCGTCATCACCCTCACCCTCGCCTACCTCGACGACTACAAGGACAAGTACTCCGACTCCAAGATCGTCGTCCACTACACCAAGCGACAATGGATCGCCGTTCGGACGCTGCAGGCGGCCATGGTGTCGGACCTGCTCAGCCTCATGGGAGCCTACGCCGCCGGCACGTGCCGGGACACGTTCACCACCGTCTACTCCTCGCTGCTGGTGGGCTTCGTCTTCTTCTACCTCGTTGTTCAGGTCACGGTGGCCTGGTGCTACACCGGCGGCTCCGGCGGCGTGCCCGAAGGCCAAGTCGAAGAACGGCAACCGGCGGCGGTCCCGGACGATGCGCGTTCTTCGGTGGCTGGTGGAAATCCTCACCACTCCGCTTCTGGCGGCGTCGTGCCCGAAgtcagagaagaagaagaagaacggcACGACTCGCCTGGTTCCGGCGGCGGCGTGCCCGAAGCCGGTGCCgtcgaagaagaagaaggagaagacgaaGAACGGCAGAAGGCGAAAAAAATGTTCCGCAAGATCAAGGTCCTCACGGCGCTTGCTTCAGTGAAGATCGAACAAGACAAGGCGAAAGAGCGGTTCCGCAAGGTCCTGATGCTTCTGGCGACGTTCGCCGTGAGCATCACGTACTTGGCCGGGCTGAGCACGCCGGGAGGCTTCTGGGACAGCGCCGGCGACGGCCACGGCCCCGGCGACGCCATCCTCAAGGACCATCACAACACGCGCCTGGCAGTGTTCTTCTGTTTCAACACCCTGGCCTTCGTCGCGTCACTGCTCATCATCGTGGTGCTTCTGGACACCAAGCCTCATCGTCATCTTCGTCAGGGGTTCATCGTCGTCGCGCTGTTCAGCCTCATCGTCGCGTACAACGCCGGCAGCTGCAGGCAGACCGACACCACCGTCTACGTGTTCAGCCTCATCCCTGCCGTTCTGGTCTACATTTTGTTCCTCTACTTTCTCGCAGATCACATCTACGACAAATGggaaaaaatgaaaactcatttcag GACCAGATGGTTGCCAGAGCCATCAACACCATCGACACGAAATGGTCGCCTGAACGCCAATGGCAG GGTCAGGGAGGGTAAAACAGAGAAGCAGAAAGCAGCAGACAAGGCTCGTTCTCTTGTCCTGCTGCTCGCCACTCTGGCGGCGACGATCACCTACCAGGCGGGGCTGGAACCGCCGGGCGGCGTCTGGCAGGACAACAGCGGCGGCCACATGGCCGGCGATCCAATCCTCCTGACGACGAATCCCCGGCGGTACAAGGCTTTCTTCTACTGCAACTCGGTGTCCCTGGTGGCGTCCCTGGTCGCCATCGTGCTGGTCCAGAGGAAGCTTCTCCTCAAGCACCATGTGCTGGAGGCGGTCATGATACTGGACCTCTTCGGCCTCATCGGCGCATACGCGGCAGGGAGCTCCCGGGACGTGAACACCTCCATCCATGCCATGGCATTGGCCGGCGCCGTCCTCGTCTACGTCGTCATCCATGTCATCTTCATCACGCTGGACGACAACACGCGCACAACAAGGAGCGAGAGTGACAAGAAAAACGGCAATGAGTTGGTGGAGAAGACGCGCAAGCGGCTGCTCCTCTTCGCCATCTTTGCCGCGACCATCACCTACCAGGCCGGCCTCACTCCCCCCGGCGGCTTCCTGCTCAAGGACGGCGTGCAGTCCGGCGTGCACCACCACGCCGGCGACCCGATCCTGTTGAACAACTTCCCGCGCCGCTACAaggccttcttctactgcaactcGGTGAGCTTCATGCTGTCCATCGCCGTCATCATCCTCCTCGTCAACCCCAACCTGTACAGGCCAGCCATACGCACCCATGCGCTGTCCGTGTGCACGGCGGTAGGATTGTTTGGACTCATGGGCGCCTACGCCGCCGGAAGCACGCAGCATCTGAAGACATCCGTCTACATATTCGCGTTGGTGGCAGTggtcatcttcttcatagtcctaCTGTTCTTGGTGTTTTGGTTCACGGGCTGCAGCGGCAAGACTCCACAAGGAGCACCACCAACAGAGACCAACAATACACAAGACAAGGAGGAGGACATGGAGACCAAGGAAAAGAAGATCATACATGCCAACCGAAAGTACCTCATGTTGCTAGGGATCCTTGTGGCAAGTGTCACCTACCAGGCTGGCCTAGAGCCGCCGGGAGGAGCTTGGCAGAGCAGCGATGGTGGGCACGAAGCCGGCAACTCGGTAATGCATGACAACAGGAGGCACCGGTACCTGGCGTTCTTCTACAGCAACTCCACCTCGTTCATGGCGTCCGTCGTGGTCATCCTGCTGCTCCTGGTACCACCGGAGAAGCTAATCGGCGTTCGCAACGAGAAATGGCGCAGGAGGTGGCTTGTGGTGATGAACACGACAATTGTGCTGGACTTGCTTGGCCTCCTGGGTGCCTACGCAGCCGGCTCGAGCAGGGGGTGGAAGACATGTATGTATGTGTTGCTGCTGGTCCTAGCCGTGCTGGCCTACATGGCATTCCATCTCGTCCTGTCCTGCATCATCAGAAAGAGGAATCGGAGCGCCCAACAGCAAGTTgactcagcagcagcagcataa